A single Phoenix dactylifera cultivar Barhee BC4 chromosome 1, palm_55x_up_171113_PBpolish2nd_filt_p, whole genome shotgun sequence DNA region contains:
- the LOC103715982 gene encoding uncharacterized protein LOC103715982 isoform X1, with protein sequence MDDAWHVKCGSAWPPLPSMPPASAPRPAMPLPPPPPLTPPLPQLPAAGSASQVAMNLRQHIHPSIAQDSFQKDQVIVQESLVFNSLNLDSCRSGKTELGNSFLALLSGDFSQLPNSRPSLTKLHGNNGGIDVSGASSGAPVASITTMPENHGNVVMGNGNELSSFVAPRSFLSTCMKPPVLHNNLQVTASPCCGMESAKQTTHQAFQGKSLGIAAPSMGHAWPTISSPSNSSQRHTLNVQTLHNMSFETKPSISCHASSFLRGRPRVFCMNTVGELFASDIGLFGVVCFCHSLPMSVAKFCEHSGTPSANPGEAVHLENGMTLAQWRKLCLGIMAPDDVNGWDWSDGSLVKGGLLGSKASKATTLFKNPGATNTVGAFGGLWKPGEPWNKFLYNSHPYTAVGGYTTLGKSLNKETDNADQGYYLNGHNLFSKNFSSSSESAMPTVAKHQTMQAVKQSHACVGLKETQSTMHKGEQNVGHHFDAYNTDSSGKCGNPSMSFPYAGTKKSFSHDHSISSGYFSSESSRVNRDGASSTIELRLGQPSQHNHTFAGSGPAAMLQFGALCNSKKPQFSQPLTCRTDYPRETKTARLNLQRTPSEVSSSNRQHSQHAVETTNAINHSESKAMGDATKNSMISLFLSNLEGNNTSQSVDNIANNSEHFLSRLLDGDSISVKCNLSDSLTDITDGIKKGSDAYQSDLFKNVDKELEVVDNCMVKSGYLVQNKPIADTRFPASAASGHHPYSSSCEDGRQSSLYLSQLPAKMQPAPDARNSSQCGKVSSFASRDHCDHAFHRSTNPVPYATEEPGSLNSDIQVNLSSTNSLRASEPSSSFSNKNSLDTSQPLMDENLKVLALRHMVEFSKQEKSPAPLETGAQHRRLCCLSSKKLQRNVCQDDLTAPEELRQEPFVNIHQDISKIAARSIHSCPNCHITGVQVFTGKPGFTGPNRCCNCIAATRRDSVCSKGHTIQFSTCCICGANEQPCLRLGRLSNSATDCAKFEVCKQKEQSPYLSGKCCSSLCSNCVTGHILENGSPYDALGEPNVCGKAKLVRIMPPCDKDDLLRDGKRSRLTQCECFKNNTVMKNDSQTALSRDVPSKVIAHSDGIIGKPAQVLEATTIVGDQVAENIVKEIDGINQDSESMKAEQMSNISSGSSAPAVTEVSVEANNVDSCSRYVGHAKAVHDFVVDEGSGIEKSGSSDEALGSRECIESLTFKGNMDPASSGLPSLPNHSSHEAHLENSCKRRRVRSQIIEACKAHEKINQKWQTERMLEADNRKEPMEWNRLDVSIPVTGLSVVHSESSDCIGHSKVHLSLTQGVEAPSLPDDMMQKTCVSSCRSSSIKRKRSALSSPKPHTIKKFDDRHKLWEYHKMQSASDDHFLRTLNVLAGKKEKQDLAASSKQGNCVFAGKAPKFMSLSCIGSTPNHGKSTMDKKVRPVVCGNLGVISSGGTSGQQKPAKIVPLSLILKKARCSTTEFVKKAGLTMTSRTKKARLSAKSSSWKLRVDENSNVVERNGADSGIPLMSQNDKGFSSKNDECLDDSSMTAKETNAGNNKTIKPSLCHKRFLSQSKPKYKDIHECTLLAGKDKNAINPTWLPTFGKNEGSDSIEAENQWKTSPSTGIADNLAGMEDHGKKFCSRKVLRCPSSRNIRSLNNSKNNQDHAGKLGQVSTRRCSKENKCPSFLLESDAFCCVCGGSNQEDANHLLECNRCMIRVHQACYGVSKLPKGHWYCRPCKSNSKNIVCVLCGYEGGAMTRALKSRMIVKSLLRAWKVGLRPNSMKTVPSSEVLKNELLGPSSVGETSGYDSSGSAPTAGAMNSNSLPTTALKMDVQNLNKSIQQRDIRTKNFRACNSIIAGVLDLSITQWVHVVCGLWTPGTRCPNVDTMSAFDVSGACPSRKNTACSMCNRPGGSCIECRVPNCSVLFHPWCAHQKGLLQSEVEGDDNEKVGFYGRCLDHATLNCVTLDGHPVDPEEEIPNNRDWTCARTEGFKGRKREEGLDPALQKPYKDGGGCIVSQEQINAWLHINGQKSCTRGVVKPPCLDMEYDFRNEYVRYKQTKGWKHLVVYKSGIHALGLYTSKFIARGAMVVEYVGEIVGLRVADKREIEYQSGRRLQYKSACYFFRIDKEHIIDATRKGGIARFVNHSCLPNCVAKVISVRNEKKVVFFAERDINPGEEITYDYHFNHEDEGKKIPCFCNSKNCRRYLN encoded by the exons TCAAGAATCATTGGTCTTTAACTCTTTGAACTTAGACTCCTGCAGATCAGGGAAAACAGAACTGGGCAATTCATTTCTTGCTCTTTTATCTGGTGATTTTTCTCAATTACCAAATTCGAGGCCTTCTTTAACCAAGCTACATGGCAATAATGGTGGTATTGATGTCAGTGGTGCAAGTTCTGGGGCACCAGTTGCAAGTATTACAACTATGCCAGAGAATCATGGAAATGTTGTCATGGGAAATGGAAATGAGCTTTCTTCATTTGTTGCACCAAGGTCATTCTTATCTACTTGCATGAAACCCCCTGTTTTGCACAACAATCTTCAAGTAACTGCTTCTCCTTGTTGTGGTATGGAATCTGCTAAACAAACTACCCATCAAGCATTTCAAGGTAAAAGTTTAGGGATTGCAGCACCTTCTATGGGGCATGCGTGGCCTACCATCAGTAGCCCTTCAAATTCCAGCCAGCGTCATACCTTAAATGTTCAGACCTTGCATAACATGTCATTTGAGACCAAGCCTTCTATCTCTTGTCATGCATCTTCCTTTCTCAGAGGGCGCCCCCGTGTCTTCTGCATGAATACAG TTGGAGAGCTGTTTGCAAGTGACATCGGGCTTTTTGGAGTTGTTTGCTTTTGTCATAGTTTACCTATGTCTGTGGCAAAATTTTGTGAG CATTCAGGAACACCTTCGGCTAACCCTGGTGAGGCTGTCCATTTGGAGAATGGAATGACTCTTGCACAGTGGCGCAAGCTGTGTTTAGGG ATTATGGCTCCAGATGATGTCAATGGATGGGATTGGTCAGATGGTTCATTGGTAAAAGGTGGTTTGCTCGGATCTAAGGCTAGTAAGGCCACAACCCTGTTTAAAAATCCTGGGGCAACTAATACCGTGGGCGCATTTGGTGGACTATGGAAACCTGGAGAACCTTGGAACAAGTTTTTGTATAATAGTCATCCATATACAGCAGTAGGGGGATATACCACCCTTGGAAAATCACTGAACAAGGAGACAGACAATGCTGATCAGGGGTATTATTTGAATGGACATAATCTTTTCTCCAAAAACTTCTCCAGTTCATCAGAAAGTGCCATGCCTACTGTAGCTAAGCACCAGACAATGCAGGCAGTGAAGCAAAGTCATGCTTGTGTTGGTCTTAAGGAGACTCAATCAACCATGCATAAGGGAGAACAGAATGTTGGGCATCACTTTGATGCTTATAATACTGATAGCTCGGGAAAATGTGGAAACCCATCCATGTCCTTTCCATATGCAGGCACAAAAAAATCTTTCAGCCATGACCACAGCATCAGCAGCGGTTACTTTTCCAGTGAATCATCTAGAGTCAATAGGGATGGTGCTTCTTCAACCATTGAACTGAGGCTTGGGCAGCCATCTCAACATAACCATACTTTTGCAGGTTCAGGTCCAGCAGCTATGCTGCAATTTGGAGCACTATGTAACTCAAAGAAGCCACAGTTCTCTCAGCCACTGACATGCAGAA CTGATTATCCCAGGGAAACAAAGACAGCAAGGCTAAATCTCCAGCGCACTCCTTCAGAAGTATCATCTTCAAATAGACAACATTCACAACATGCAGTTGAAACTACTAATGCCATTAATCATTCTGAATCAAAGGCCATGGGTGATGCAACTAAGAATTCAATGATctcattatttctttcaaacCTTGAAGGGAACAACACATCTCAGTCTGTTGATAATATTGCTAATAACAGTGAGCATTTTCTGTCAAGGTTGCTTGATGGTGACTCCATTTCTGTCAAATGCAACCTTTCAGATTCTCTGACAGATATAACTGATGGAATTAAAAAGGGTTCTGATGCATACCAGTCTGATCTTTTTAAAAATGTGGATAAGGAGCTGGAAGTTGTTGATAATTGCATGGTAAAATCAGGCTATCTGGTCCAAAATAAGCCTATAGCAGATACCAGATTTCCTGCTTCGGCTGCTAGTGGACATCATCCTTACAGTAGTTCTTGTGAGGATGGTAGACAATCTTCCTTGTATCTCAGTCAGCTGCCCGCCAAGATGCAGCCTGCACCTGATGCTAGGAACTCTAGCCAATGTGGGAAAGTCTCCTCCTTTGCAAGCAGGGATCATTGTGATCATGCATTTCATAGATCTACAAATCCAGTTCCTTATGCTACTGAGGAACCTGGTTCTCTAAACTCAGATATCCAAGTGAATCTCTCTTCAACAAACTCCTTACGTGCTTCAGaaccatcttcttccttttcaaaTAAGAATAGTCTTGATACATCCCAGCCATTGATGGATGAGAACTTGAAAGTTCTTGCTTTAAGGCACATGGTTGAGTTTTCTAAGCAGGAAAAGTCCCCTGCACCCCTTGAAACGGGTGCACAGCACAGAAGATTATGCTGTCTTTCATCTAAGAAATTGCAAAGGAATGTTTGCCAAGATGATCTGACGGCACCTGAAGAGCTAAGGCAAGAACCTTTTGTTAACATTCATCAGGATATCTCCAAAATAGCTGCTAGATCTATACATTCATGCCCAAATTGTCACATAACTGGTGTTCAAGTCTTTACTGGCAAGCCTGGCTTCACAG GTCCAAACAGATGCTGCAATTGCATAGCTGCAACGAGGAGAGACTCGGTTTGTTCTAAAGGGCACACCATTCAGTTTTCTACTTGTTGCATTTGTGGTGCCAATGAGCAGCCTTGTTTGAG ACTTGGGAGACTCTCAAACAGCGCTACTGATTGTGCTAAGTTTGAAGTGTGCAAGCAGAAGGAACAAAGTCCTTACTTGTCTGGAAAATGCTGCTCCTCTCTATGTTCAAATTGTGTGACAGGTCATATCTTGGAAAATGGTAGCCCTTATGATGCCTTAGGTGAACCAAATGTATGTGGGAAAGCCAAATTAGTGCGTATCATGCCACCTTGTGATAAAGATGATTTGCTTCGAGATGGCAAAAGAAGTCGACTAACTCAATGTGAATGCTTCAAGAACAATACTGTCATGAAGAATGACAGCCAGACTGctctgtcgagagatgttccaagCAAAGTGATTGCACACTCTGATGGTATAATTGGCAAGCCTGCACAGGTATTGGAGGCGACAACAATAGTTGGTGATCAAGTTGCAGAGAATATTGTGAAGGAGATTGATGGAATTAATCAAGATTCTGAGTCAATGAAAGCAGAACAGATGTCTAATATTTCTTCTGGATCCTCTGCTCCTGCTGTAACTGAGGTTTCAGTTGAAGCTAATAACGTTGATTCCTGCAGCAGATATGTTGGCCATGCTAAGGCTGTCCATGATTTTGTGGTTGACGAAGGATCAGGAATTGAGAAAAGTGGTTCATCTGATGAAGCACTAGGCAGTAGAGAGTGCATAGAATCCCTCACTTTCAAGGGTAATATGGATCCAGCCAGTTCTGGGTTGCCGTCTTTGCCAAATCATTCATCTCATGAAGCTCATTTGGAGAATTCATGTAAAAGAAGGAGGGTAAGAAGTCAGATCATTGAAGCATGTAAGGCTCATGAAAAGATCAACCAGAAGTGGCAGACTGAAAGGATGTTGGAAGCAGATAACAGGAAGGAACCTATGGAATGGAATAGACTGGATGTGTCAATTCCAGTAACTGGATTATCTGTAGTACATTCTGAATCCTCTGACTGTATTGGCCATTCAAAAGTTCACCTTTCTTTAACCCAAGGGGTTGAAGCTCCATCTCTACCTGATGACATGATGCAAAAGACATGTGTCTCGTCTTGCAGGTCTTCGAGCATCAAGCGGAAACGCTCTGCTTTGTCCTCCCCCAAGCCCCATACCATAAAGAAATTTGACGACCGTCATAAATTGTGGGAGTATCATAAGATGCAATCGGCTAGTGATGATCATTTTCTTAGAACATTGAATGTTTTGGctggaaagaaggaaaaacaaGATTTAGCTGCAAGCTCAAAACAGGGAAACTGTGTATTTGCTGGAAAAGCACCTAAATTCATGTCGCTAAGTTGTATAGGAAGCACTCCTAACCATGGAAAGAGTACTATGGACAAGAAGGTGAGGCCTGTTGTTTGTGGAAATCTGGGTGTCATCTCCAGCGGAGGAACTAGTGGTCAACAGAAGCCTGCAAAAATTGTTCCCCTCAGCTTGATTCTTAAAAAAGCTAGGTGTAGCACCACTGAATTTGTCAAAAAAGCTGGACTGACAATGACATCAAGGACCAAAAAAGCACGCCTTAGTGCAAAGTCATCTTCGTGGAAGTTACGGGTTGATGAAAATTCCAATGTAGTTGAAAGAAATGGAGCAGATTCTGGCATTCCTCTTATGTCACAAAATGATAAAGGATTTTCAAGCAAAAATGATGAATGCTTAGATGATTCTTCCATGACAGCGAAGGAGACAAATGCTGGAAATAATAAAACTATAAAGCCTAGTTTGTGCCATAAAAGGTTTCTCTCCCAGTCCAAACCAAAATACAAGGATATACATGAGTGCACTCTACTTGctggaaaagataaaaatgcTATAAATCCTACATGGTTACCAACTTTTGGGAAGAATGAGGGTTCAGATTCAATTGAGGCCGAAAATCAATGGAAAACTTCCCCTTCAACTGGTATAGCTGACAATTTAGCTG GAATGGAAGATCATGGTAAAAAATTTTGTTCAAGAAAGGTTTTGAGATGTCCATCTTCAAGAAATATCAGATCATTGAACAATTCCAAGAATAATCAAGATCATGCTGGCAAGCTGGGTCAAGTAAGCACAAGAAG ATGTAGCAAAGAAAACAAGTGCCCttcctttcttttagaatcagaTGCATTCTGTTGTGTCTGTGGAGGCTCTAACCAAGAAGATGCCAATCACTTACTAGAGTGCAACCGATGCATGATTAGA GTGCATCAGGCCTGCTATGGTGTTTCAAAACTTCCCAAAGGTCATTGGTATTGTAGACCATGCAAGTCCAACTCCAAAAACATA GTCTGTGTTCTATGTGGTTATGAAGGAGGTGCAATGACACGGGCATTAAAAAGTCGAATGATTGTGAAAAGTCTGCTGAGGGCTTGGAAAGTTGGACTACGACCTAATTCCATGAAAACAGTTCCTTCATCTGAAGTTCTAAAGAATGAGCTGTTGGGACCAAGTTCAGTTGGTGAAACATCTGGATATGATTCATCTGGTTCTGCTCCCACTGCAGGAGCAATGAACTCCAACAGCTTGCCTACGACTGCTTTGAAAATGGATGTGCAAAACCTGAACAAAAGCATACAACAGAGGGACATTAGGACAAAAAACTTTCGGGCTTGTAACAGCATAATTGCTGGAGTACTTGATCTATCCATTACACAGTGGGTTCATGTGGTTTGTGGGCTTTGGACACCTGGTACACGTTGCCCAAATGTGGACACAATGAGTGCTTTTGATGTGTCTGGTGCTTGTCCTTCTAGGAAGAATACT GCTTGTTCAATGTGTAACCGACCTGGGGGCTCATGTATAGAGTGCAGAGTTCCAAATTGTTCTGTATTGTTTCATCCATGGTGTGCGCACCAGAAG GGTTTACTGCAAAGTGAGGTTGAAGGTGATGACAACGAAAAGGTTGGCTTTTATGGAAGATGCCTGGATCATGCCACACTCAACTGTGTTACTCTTGATGGTCATCCTGTGGATCCTGAAGAAGAAATTCCAAATAACAGGGATTGGACTTGTGCTCGTACGGAG GGATTCAAAGGtcgaaaaagagaggaaggacttgatcctgCTCTTCAGAAGCCATATAAGGATGGTGGGGGATGCATTGTTTCCCAGGAGCAGATCAATGCATGGCTTCATATTAACGGGCAAAAGTCATGCACAAGAGGGGTGGTAAAACCACCATGCTTAGATATGGAGTATGATTTCCGG aaCGAATATGTTCGTTACAAACAGACGAAGGGGTGGAAGCATTTGGTAGTCTACAAATCCGGCATTCATGCACTTGGTCTGTACACATCGAAGTTCATAGCCCGTGGAGCTATG GTGGTCGAGTATGTTGGAGAGATTGTGGGGCTTCGAGTTGCTGACAAGAGAGAAATTGAGTACCAGTCTGGAAGGCGATTGCAGTACAAGAGTGCTTGCTACTTTTTTAGAATCGATAAGGAGCATATAATTGATGCCACTCGCAAAGGTGGGATTGCACGATTTGTCAACCATTCCTGCCTG CCGAACTGCGTCGCCAAAGTTATATCAGTCAGAAATGAGAAAAAG GTGGTTTTCTTTGCAGAGAGAGATATAAACCCTGGGGAAGAGATTACGTACGATTACCATTTTAACCATGAGGACGAAGGCAAGAAAATTCCATGTTTTTGCAATTCGAAGAATTGCAGGCGGTACTTGAACTAG